Proteins encoded together in one Impatiens glandulifera chromosome 1, dImpGla2.1, whole genome shotgun sequence window:
- the LOC124936367 gene encoding cytochrome P450 81Q32-like: protein MSFNIITRMIIGKRYFGEDEFSVHKEAVEFRQIAKEIFEYMGLSNVGDFVPFMRLFDFQNIEKKLKVLQKKMNSFVQRLITQQRLEKHGDSMIDHLLSLQESQPQYYTDEIIKNIWEIFITGTQSSSITIEWAMAALLNHPEKLEKARIEIDSCVGPSRLVDETDIYKLPYLQAIISETLRLFPPAPLLVPHMSSDDCQVAGFDVPRGTMLIVNAWAIHRDPSIWDDPNAFKPERFMSGETKGEAYKMLPFGMGRRACPGSVLGQRVVGLTMASLIQSFEWKRVDGKEIDLMEGKGIAMPKAEPLEVMCKAHSILLNVLNEPINSEN, encoded by the exons ATGTCGTTTAATATAATCACACGGATGATTATTGGGAAGAGATACTTTGGAGAAGATGAATTTTCGGTACACAAAGAGGCGGTTGAGTTTAGGCAAATTGCGAAGGAAATCTTTGAATACATGGGACTTTCTAATGTGGGAGACTTTGTACCATTTATGAGactatttgattttcaaaatattgagAAGAAATTGAAGGTACTACAAAAGAAGATGAATTCTTTCGTACAACGTCTCATAACTCAACAACGGCTTGAGAAGCACGGTGACTCCATGATTGACCACCTACTCTCCTTACAAGAATCGCAACCACAATATTACACAGATGAAATCATCAAGAACATTTGG GAGATTTTTATTACGGGCACACAATCATCATCAATAACAATCGAGTGGGCAATGGCTGCATTATTAAATCATCCAGAGAAGTTGGAGAAAGCACGGATTGAAATTGATTCTTGCGTTGGGCCAAGCCGATTAGTTGATGAAACCGACATCTATAAGCTTCCTTACCTTCAAGCAATCATATCCGAGACATTGCGCCTCTTCCCTCCGGCTCCTTTACTTGTACCACACATGTCTTCAGATGATTGCCAAGTGGCGGGATTTGATGTTCCTCGTGGTACAATGTTAATTGTGAATGCATGGGCCATACATAGGGATCCAAGTATTTGGGACGATCCAAATGCCTTTAAGCCGGAGAGATTCATGAGTGGAGAAACCAAGGGCGAGGCATACAAGATGTTGCCGTTTGGGATGGGAAGGAGGGCTTGTCCCGGTTCTGTGTTGGGTCAACGCGTTGTGGGTCTAACCATGGCCTCTTTAATTCAGAGTTTCGAGTGGAAGAGAGTTGATGGAAAGGAGATTGACCTAATGGAGGGAAAGGGGATTGCCATGCCTAAAGCTGAACCATTGGAGGTCATGTGCAAGGCACATAGCATCTTACTCAATGTTCTTAATGAGCCCATAAATAGTGAAAACTga